Proteins encoded by one window of Octopus bimaculoides isolate UCB-OBI-ISO-001 chromosome 4, ASM119413v2, whole genome shotgun sequence:
- the LOC106875367 gene encoding uncharacterized protein LOC106875367 produces MTSVDLPLILSNAPQNSRPLIETRTKNMAQNFNTWKLEVVSKNVGSKNVSKYPPLSQIPSDSRKKTPPPVDKTISSARDFRSPRTQQLVPTSAQSKQKGLYNGSTNRPTLVHSYSTPTMSSTSRLKTPRSACVSTKTLGSRGKVTAESGSSQTENSIVPIKSFNSLCSLRDNGLPNKPSSGLNSPRLSNITSLSSPRQLLNAGASKQSKKTPNTARGFASKPLARSFNRAGKSINKKVTTENKKNQPHSNHVDDTDERIINWLIGVEDSEPEEPVAPFIEYSDQPLQTDIAVHIVYNGD; encoded by the coding sequence ATGACCTCAGTAGATTTACCACTGATTCTCTCAAATGCACCACAAAATTCACGGCCTCTTATTGAAACACGGACCAAAAATATGGCACAGAATTTTAACACATGGAAATTAGAAGTGGTGTCTAAAAATGTGGGGTCTAAAAATGTGAGTAAATATCCCCCTTTAAGTCAAATCCCTTCTGACAGTAGAAAAAAGACTCCTCCACCCGTTGACAAAACCATCTCAAGTGCAAGAGATTTCAGAAGCCCTAGAACTCAACAGTTGGTCCCAACTTCAGCACAAAGCAAACAAAAGGGTTTATATAATGGTTCAACCAACAGACCAACGTTGGTTCATAGCTACAGTACACCTACAATGTCATCAACTTCAAGGCTGAAGACACCACGATCTGCTTGTGTTTCAACAAAAACATTGGGGTCAAGAGGTAAGGTCACTGCTGAATCTGGAAGTAGTCAGACTGAAAATAGCATTGTTCCAATAAAAAGCTTCAACTCATTGTGTAGCCTAAGAGATAACGGTTTGCCCAACAAGCCCAGCTCTGGACTGAATTCCCCCAGACTGTCTAACATCACAAGTTTATCTTCCCCCAGGCAGTTACTAAATGCTGGAGCCAGTAAACAAAGTAAGAAAACACCAAACACTGCCCGGGGGTTTGCATCGAAACCATTAGCTCGAAGTTTTAACAGAGCAGGGAAGAGTATTAATAAGAAAGTTACAACAGAGAACAAAAAAAACCAACCACATAGTAATCATGTGGATGATACCGATGAACGGATTATAAACTGGCTTATTGGGGTTGAGGACAGTGAACCTGAGGAGCCAGTTGCTCCCTTTATTGAATACTCAGACCAACCCTTACAAACAGATATAGCTGTACATATTGTTTACAATGGGGATTGA